Proteins from a genomic interval of Neosynechococcus sphagnicola sy1:
- a CDS encoding helix-turn-helix domain-containing protein yields MANTDGGVIILGVEEATHQISGLDDPAKTRKQLWDNLNNRGKVSVNLLTESDLQVTQIEGRSIIVLRVPRASRRQRPVFVGQNPLTGTYRPKRMF; encoded by the coding sequence ATGGCAAATACGGATGGTGGCGTAATCATTCTCGGAGTTGAAGAAGCCACCCACCAGATCAGTGGATTGGATGATCCTGCAAAAACTCGTAAACAGCTTTGGGATAACCTTAACAATCGTGGGAAAGTTAGTGTCAATTTACTAACTGAATCAGATTTGCAAGTCACTCAAATCGAGGGCAGAAGCATCATTGTGCTACGAGTCCCACGGGCTAGCAGACGACAGCGCCCCGTATTTGTGGGACAAAATCCCCTTACTGGTACCTATCGTCCTAAGAGGAT